Part of the Bacteroidia bacterium genome, TAACATAAAAAAGCGCATGGTCATAGGTGAATAGGCTTTTTCTAAAAGAAGATGTTTTCCTGTAAGAAATTCATCTACGGTAATAAAATTACCAAGCGATTTAGCCATTTTTTGCCCATTGATGGTGAGCATATTATTGTGCATCCAGTAACGTGCAGGAATGCACTGATGTCCTGCATGGGATTGTGCAATTTCTGCTTCATGGTGAGGGAATATCAAGTCCATGCCCCCTCCATGTATATCAAATGTATTTCCAAGGTACTTGCTGCTCATAGCTGAACATTCAATATGCCACCCTGGAAAGCCTACTCCCCAAGGTGAATTCCATTTCATAATATGTTCAGGGGGAGCTTTTTTCCAAAGCGCAAAGTCAGCAGGATTACGTTTTTCTTGTTGTTCTTTAAGTTCTCGGCGCTCTTCACCTGCCCCAGCTAAAAGCTCTTCTAATTTTCTACCTGATAAAATACCATACTTTCCTTCTTTGGCATATTTTACCACGTCAAAATACACAGAACCGTTGACTACATATGCAAAACCTGCATCTATAATTTTTTGAATGAACTCAATTTGCTCTATTATATGTCCTGTGGCACGCGGAGCAATGGAAGGGGGAAGCACATTCATAATATCCATTATTCGTTCATATTGATAAGTGTATTTTTGGGCAATTTCCATAGGTTCTAATTGTTCTAATCGTGCTTTCTTTTGGAGTTTATCTTCACCCGCATCATTGAGTTCATCGGTTAGATGTCCCACGTCAGTGATATTTTTAACGTACCTTACCTTATAGCCTTTGTGCAAAAAATAACGGTAGACAATATCAAAAGTAATAGCAGAGCGTAAATGTCCTAAGTGGGTATCGCCGTATACTGTGGGACCACATACATACATACCTACAAAACCAGGCACAAGCGGTTCAAAAATTTCTTTTTTGCGAGTATATGTATTGTATATCTGTAATGTAGAAGACATAGGCACACAAAAATAACAATGTATTTTGGATATGTTAATATCGCGAAGAACTTTAATAATTTATTGCCTGAACAAGTTAATAGCTGAAAGCAATGCTACCATCAAAGTAGTAAATCCTGTAATAAGTCCCACAGCGATTTGAGTTCTTGCCATTAAAACTGTGGCATTAGATTCTGTTTTGGGAACGGCAACTAAAGTAGCCCCTGGTTCAACTTTGGGGTATTTTTTGAACAAAATATAATTGCGTGTAGGTTGATTCATGCCATTTGCATAGGTAATATAGCATTTGCTTCGTTTTACATTGTCTTTGAAACCACCCGCAAGTGCGATATAATGCTTGTATTTTGTTTTACCATCAAATGTTACT contains:
- the cysS gene encoding cysteine--tRNA ligase, with translation MSSTLQIYNTYTRKKEIFEPLVPGFVGMYVCGPTVYGDTHLGHLRSAITFDIVYRYFLHKGYKVRYVKNITDVGHLTDELNDAGEDKLQKKARLEQLEPMEIAQKYTYQYERIMDIMNVLPPSIAPRATGHIIEQIEFIQKIIDAGFAYVVNGSVYFDVVKYAKEGKYGILSGRKLEELLAGAGEERRELKEQQEKRNPADFALWKKAPPEHIMKWNSPWGVGFPGWHIECSAMSSKYLGNTFDIHGGGMDLIFPHHEAEIAQSHAGHQCIPARYWMHNNMLTINGQKMAKSLGNFITVDEFLTGKHLLLEKAYSPMTMRFFMLQAHYRSTLDFSNEALQAAEKGLQRLLEGYQFFMNLTPSESNNSVSFEEIQQLQQKCYQAIEDDFNTPVLIAHLYSGLEFKTAITHHNKTINAQSLSLLQNIYKIFVVDILGIKVEEKTTTNQTELLHQLIDEILKLRYEIRLQKNFAKADEIRNRLSELGIEVKDTKEGSTWKWKQ